In the genome of Streptomyces sp. NBC_00190, one region contains:
- a CDS encoding alpha/beta hydrolase family protein, producing the protein MSESTRAADAVTSPAPVLSVAPVVLPAPGRAVDLQVRVSAPVTGSELPIILLSHGQGYSNNLSSLNGYAPLVNFWAAHGFVVIQPTHLSSTTLSLDPDTSGAPLYWRSRAEDMKHILDRLDVIEAAVPQLLGRLDRSRVAVAGHSMGGHTASLLLGARLTDPHDGTEVDLAEPRIKAGVLLAAPGRGGDSLTKFVAETYPFFSTTDFSRMTTPTLVVAGDKDTSAHLTVQGPEWHTDPYVLSPGRKALLTLFDAEHGLGGVSGYDVAETTDENPERVSAVQRLTWAYLRSELYPEDPAWQAARDALTAGSDPLGRVESKQARAALSL; encoded by the coding sequence ATGAGCGAATCGACTCGCGCAGCCGACGCCGTCACCTCACCCGCTCCCGTCCTCTCGGTCGCTCCGGTTGTCCTGCCGGCTCCCGGCCGAGCCGTGGACCTGCAGGTACGGGTCTCCGCGCCGGTGACCGGGAGCGAGCTGCCGATCATCCTCCTCTCGCACGGCCAGGGCTACTCGAACAACCTCTCCTCGCTGAACGGCTACGCACCACTCGTCAACTTCTGGGCGGCGCACGGCTTCGTCGTGATCCAGCCCACCCATCTGAGTTCGACGACGCTGAGCCTGGATCCCGATACCTCCGGGGCGCCCCTGTACTGGCGATCGAGGGCCGAGGACATGAAGCACATCCTCGACCGGCTCGACGTGATCGAGGCCGCCGTCCCGCAGCTCCTCGGGCGCCTGGACCGAAGCAGGGTCGCGGTAGCCGGGCACTCGATGGGCGGGCACACCGCGAGCCTGCTGCTGGGCGCCCGGCTCACCGATCCGCACGACGGAACGGAAGTGGACCTCGCCGAGCCCCGGATCAAGGCGGGTGTGCTGCTTGCCGCGCCGGGCAGAGGGGGCGACTCCCTCACCAAGTTCGTGGCCGAGACCTACCCGTTCTTCTCGACCACGGATTTCTCCCGGATGACGACGCCCACGCTCGTGGTGGCCGGCGACAAGGACACCTCTGCCCACCTGACGGTCCAGGGCCCGGAGTGGCATACCGATCCGTACGTCCTCTCACCGGGCCGCAAGGCCCTGCTCACCCTGTTCGACGCGGAGCACGGGCTGGGCGGGGTCTCTGGATACGACGTCGCCGAGACCACGGACGAGAACCCCGAGCGGGTGTCCGCGGTCCAGCGGCTCACCTGGGCCTACCTCCGCAGCGAGCTCTACCCCGAAGACCCCGCTTGGCAGGCGGCGCGTGACGCTCTCACGGCCGGCTCCGACCCGCTGGGACGGGTCGAATCCAAGCAAGCCCGGGCGGCCCTGTCCCTGTAG
- a CDS encoding TetR/AcrR family transcriptional regulator, with the protein MPSTSHSGEVPARSKRADARRNQQTLLDAAAAVFVTSGVDAPIREIAARAGVGMGTIYRHFPNRADLVVAVYRHQVDACAEAGPALLAGADSPLAALRQWVDLFVDFLVTKHGLANAMQSDSSGFDALHRYFLDRLVPVCAQLLEAAEDAGEIRPGTHAYELMRGIGNLCIGRGDDPRYDPRRLVELLLQGLRERSRPDLDGEPEQQ; encoded by the coding sequence GTGCCCAGTACGAGCCACTCCGGGGAGGTGCCGGCCCGAAGCAAACGGGCCGACGCGCGGCGCAACCAGCAGACGCTGCTCGACGCCGCCGCTGCGGTGTTCGTGACCTCAGGCGTCGACGCGCCGATCCGTGAGATCGCGGCCAGGGCCGGCGTCGGGATGGGGACGATCTACCGACACTTCCCCAATCGGGCCGATCTCGTCGTCGCCGTCTACCGCCACCAGGTCGATGCCTGCGCCGAGGCGGGCCCGGCCCTGCTGGCCGGCGCCGACTCTCCGCTCGCGGCGCTCCGTCAGTGGGTCGACCTCTTCGTTGATTTCCTGGTCACGAAGCACGGACTCGCCAACGCGATGCAATCGGACAGCAGCGGCTTCGACGCGCTGCACAGGTACTTCCTCGACCGCCTGGTGCCCGTCTGTGCGCAGCTGCTCGAAGCCGCAGAGGACGCCGGCGAGATCAGGCCCGGTACGCACGCCTACGAACTGATGCGAGGCATCGGCAACCTCTGCATCGGGCGTGGCGACGATCCCCGCTACGACCCCCGTCGATTGGTCGAACTGCTCCTCCAGGGACTGCGGGAGCGCAGCCGTCCCGATCTCGACGGTGAGCCTGAGCAGCAGTGA
- a CDS encoding MBL fold metallo-hydrolase, producing MTTRAHPPLSEPRPLGELRSWPGGFTDRLTSPLPGIADFVRLALRGERLRPSAENRAQIPDLPFQPGPLPEAGPADLALTWVGHASYVLRIGGLTVLTDPVWSRRIVGTPDRVTPVGVAWEDLPPVDAAVISHNHYDHLDAPTLDRLPRDTPVFVPAGLARWVRGRGFERVTELDWWEAAELIGEAGPVRFDFVPSHHWSRRGLTDTCRSLWGGWVLTAPDGRRLYFAGDTGYGHWFGEIGARYPGIDVALLPIGAYEPRWMLSPVHTSPEEAVRACADLGARIMSPMHWATFLLSAEPPLEPLHRVRAAWAEAGRPAADLWDLPVGGSRVHRSGDGPDGSPTASS from the coding sequence GTGACCACCCGAGCGCACCCTCCGCTGTCCGAGCCCCGACCGCTCGGTGAACTCCGAAGCTGGCCCGGCGGTTTCACGGACCGGCTGACCTCTCCCTTGCCGGGGATCGCCGATTTCGTCCGCCTCGCCCTGCGGGGCGAACGCCTGCGCCCGTCAGCCGAAAACCGGGCCCAGATCCCCGACCTGCCCTTCCAGCCCGGCCCGCTGCCCGAGGCCGGGCCCGCGGACCTGGCCCTGACCTGGGTGGGACACGCGAGTTACGTCCTGCGGATCGGAGGCCTCACCGTCCTCACCGACCCGGTCTGGTCGCGGCGGATCGTGGGAACCCCGGACCGGGTGACGCCCGTCGGCGTTGCCTGGGAAGACCTTCCGCCGGTCGACGCCGCGGTCATCAGCCACAACCACTACGACCACCTCGACGCTCCCACCCTGGACCGACTGCCGCGCGACACCCCGGTGTTCGTGCCGGCCGGTCTCGCCCGCTGGGTGCGCGGCCGGGGCTTCGAACGGGTCACCGAACTCGACTGGTGGGAAGCGGCGGAACTGATCGGCGAAGCAGGCCCGGTCCGCTTCGACTTCGTACCCTCCCACCACTGGAGCCGACGCGGCCTGACCGACACCTGCCGGAGCCTGTGGGGCGGCTGGGTCCTGACCGCGCCCGACGGCCGGCGCCTCTACTTCGCGGGGGACACCGGATACGGACACTGGTTCGGGGAGATCGGCGCCCGCTACCCCGGGATCGACGTCGCACTCCTGCCGATCGGCGCGTACGAGCCGCGCTGGATGCTGTCGCCCGTCCACACGTCTCCGGAGGAGGCCGTCCGCGCCTGCGCCGATCTCGGCGCGCGGATCATGTCGCCGATGCACTGGGCGACGTTCCTGCTCTCGGCCGAGCCGCCGCTGGAGCCCCTGCACCGGGTGCGGGCCGCGTGGGCGGAGGCGGGACGCCCCGCCGCGGACCTCTGGGACCTTCCCGTCGGCGGCTCCCGCGTACACCGCAGCGGCGACGGCCCGGACGGCTCGCCGACCGCATCCTCGTAG
- a CDS encoding SOS response-associated peptidase, with product MCGRYASSRAPEDLAGLFDAERDPGAGELGPSWNVAPTDDVWAVLERADRGTGEVARQLRPVRWGLVPSWAKDPAVGSRMINARVETVHEKPAYRRAFTRRRCLLPADGFYEWVAVPATGSAKAYKQPYFIRPEDAGVMAMAGLYEFWRDPGVKDDDDPSAWLTTATIITTEATDLAGRVHPRMPLALDPGDYDTWLDPAHQDTADLRALLHTPAGGRLAVTAVSTAVNSVRNNGPHLLEPATP from the coding sequence ATGTGTGGTCGCTATGCCTCCTCCCGGGCCCCGGAGGACCTCGCGGGCCTCTTCGACGCCGAGCGGGATCCCGGCGCCGGGGAACTCGGGCCCTCGTGGAACGTGGCCCCGACCGATGACGTGTGGGCGGTTCTGGAGCGCGCCGACCGCGGTACCGGAGAGGTGGCGCGGCAGCTGCGGCCGGTGCGCTGGGGCCTGGTGCCGTCGTGGGCCAAGGACCCGGCCGTCGGCTCGCGGATGATCAACGCGAGGGTGGAGACCGTGCACGAGAAGCCGGCGTACCGGCGCGCGTTCACCCGGCGGCGGTGTCTGCTGCCCGCGGACGGCTTCTACGAGTGGGTCGCGGTGCCCGCCACCGGCTCGGCCAAGGCCTACAAGCAGCCGTACTTCATCCGCCCCGAGGACGCGGGGGTGATGGCCATGGCCGGGCTGTACGAGTTCTGGCGCGATCCGGGCGTCAAGGACGACGACGACCCGTCCGCGTGGCTGACCACGGCGACGATCATCACCACCGAGGCCACCGATCTGGCCGGCCGCGTCCACCCCCGCATGCCGCTGGCCCTCGACCCGGGGGACTACGACACCTGGCTCGATCCCGCCCACCAGGACACAGCCGATCTCCGTGCTCTCCTCCACACCCCGGCCGGAGGCCGTCTCGCGGTGACCGCGGTCTCGACCGCGGTCAACAGCGTCCGCAACAACGGGCCCCACCTCCTGGAACCCGCCACCCCGTGA